A region of Salinibacter sp. 10B DNA encodes the following proteins:
- a CDS encoding polysaccharide biosynthesis tyrosine autokinase: MSSSNGSPERISEMGSLYPEASAPTGGASPQEHLHTLWRGKWLIFGLVVLLGGAAYLYYQSQPRQYRATTALLLNETDRPERMAEFLPVQPSNQVGRDLYFLRNSQVFAREVARVLRTRADSLQPNEGASLFWTAAGTPRSQAALAARLHGAVSVRRDAQDVPALRISVTSSHPKEAALVANTYAKVYRDHLRRTNSARMRSTRQFLEQQKETLHDQLQALEDSIAARVRASGQLGLLSPADSGLGIVGEANQLAQKISDLRVQKGQVRLDLKMERALLDSAEARLRRIRPNLADRAASMTSERLRQTHEQIADLESDLQAVKARNEILSAEMQAQVDNMQARLESLREKANRLAKEYVNQALSTDAINPMGGSEGGSLSSVVDLRQQITKHRIAITRLSARQEVLNERLDEHRAALQQSPDRTLARLRRRKGTTKELFVSLSKSLQRAQVAEESTPEQASIIQRAGPPSTPIAPEVWSKVLLATLLGGVGGCGLVLMYDRLDDVVEEPEDLERSPNELFGAIPEWEPDMIPDSDNDRSDWPGIASPFSPAAEAYRHVATNVRLGLPHAVTTLLVTSPGAREGKTTTTANLGVALSESGRDVLLVDADLQGPTLHKMFDIERTPGLTDRLADIDDGIRLLHAPDEAQETPGGADGEAHAFLQRTQQQQMGRLGVLPAGTEVPQPALLLQESHVEPQLQTLTEQWDVVLFDTPPALLYDDTFRLAALTDLVLLLAAAGDTHQSAFRDVRTRLETVCPHSVTALLNRHRPSPSTTYGYTSYSYPSTRAEEDRAARWRRRVSQGLRRVVKG; the protein is encoded by the coding sequence CGGGCCACGACAGCCCTGCTCCTCAACGAGACGGACCGTCCGGAGCGGATGGCCGAATTTCTTCCGGTTCAGCCGTCCAACCAGGTGGGGCGCGACCTATACTTTCTGCGCAACTCGCAGGTATTCGCGCGGGAGGTGGCCCGAGTGCTTCGCACCCGCGCCGATTCGCTCCAGCCCAACGAGGGGGCAAGTCTGTTTTGGACGGCGGCGGGCACGCCGCGCTCACAGGCCGCCCTTGCGGCCCGCCTGCACGGGGCTGTGAGCGTACGTCGGGACGCGCAGGACGTGCCGGCCCTTCGGATCAGCGTGACGAGCTCACACCCGAAAGAGGCCGCTCTCGTGGCCAACACCTATGCCAAGGTGTATCGCGACCATCTGCGCCGCACCAACAGCGCCCGGATGCGGAGCACCCGGCAGTTTCTCGAGCAGCAGAAGGAGACGCTCCACGACCAGCTGCAGGCGCTCGAAGACTCGATTGCTGCGCGAGTGCGGGCCAGCGGCCAGCTCGGCCTTCTCAGTCCGGCCGACAGCGGGCTCGGGATTGTAGGAGAGGCCAATCAGCTTGCCCAGAAGATCTCGGATCTGCGGGTGCAGAAGGGGCAGGTGCGACTCGATCTCAAGATGGAGCGAGCGCTTCTCGACTCGGCCGAGGCGCGTCTCCGTCGCATACGGCCCAACCTTGCCGACCGGGCGGCCTCGATGACATCGGAGCGGCTCCGGCAGACGCACGAACAGATTGCGGATCTTGAGTCCGACCTGCAGGCCGTCAAGGCGCGAAACGAGATCCTCTCCGCCGAGATGCAGGCCCAGGTGGACAACATGCAGGCCCGCCTAGAATCGCTCCGGGAGAAGGCCAACCGACTGGCCAAGGAGTACGTGAACCAGGCGCTTTCCACTGACGCCATCAACCCGATGGGGGGGAGCGAAGGCGGGAGCCTGTCGTCCGTGGTGGACCTGCGGCAGCAAATCACGAAGCACCGCATCGCCATCACGCGCCTCTCGGCCCGGCAGGAGGTGCTCAACGAGCGGTTGGACGAGCACCGGGCGGCCCTCCAGCAGTCGCCCGACCGTACGTTGGCCCGGCTGCGCCGTCGCAAGGGCACGACGAAAGAGCTCTTCGTCTCGCTGTCGAAAAGTCTCCAGCGGGCCCAGGTGGCGGAAGAGTCGACACCCGAACAGGCGAGTATCATCCAGCGTGCTGGCCCCCCGTCTACGCCCATCGCCCCCGAGGTCTGGAGCAAGGTCCTGCTGGCCACTCTGCTGGGCGGCGTGGGCGGCTGCGGCCTCGTGCTGATGTACGATCGGCTTGACGATGTCGTGGAGGAGCCCGAGGATCTTGAGCGCAGTCCGAACGAGCTCTTTGGAGCCATTCCGGAGTGGGAGCCGGACATGATTCCGGATTCAGACAATGACCGGTCCGACTGGCCGGGCATTGCCTCGCCCTTTTCGCCAGCGGCTGAGGCGTATCGGCACGTCGCGACGAACGTCCGGCTCGGCCTTCCGCACGCGGTGACCACGCTTCTCGTCACGAGCCCCGGCGCCCGGGAGGGCAAGACAACGACCACCGCCAATCTGGGAGTGGCCCTCAGCGAGTCCGGGCGCGACGTGCTCCTCGTGGATGCGGACCTGCAGGGCCCGACTCTGCACAAGATGTTCGACATCGAGCGCACACCGGGGCTCACCGACCGGCTCGCCGACATTGACGACGGAATACGGCTCTTGCACGCGCCCGACGAGGCACAGGAGACTCCTGGGGGGGCAGATGGGGAGGCGCACGCGTTCCTGCAGCGCACCCAGCAACAGCAGATGGGACGGCTGGGCGTCCTGCCCGCCGGGACGGAGGTCCCGCAGCCCGCGCTTCTGTTGCAGGAATCCCACGTGGAGCCCCAACTTCAGACGCTTACCGAGCAGTGGGACGTGGTGCTCTTCGACACGCCGCCGGCGCTGCTCTACGATGACACCTTTCGCCTTGCGGCCCTGACCGACCTGGTGCTCCTCCTCGCCGCGGCGGGCGACACGCATCAGAGTGCCTTTCGGGACGTGCGCACGCGGCTGGAGACCGTGTGCCCGCACAGTGTGACGGCTCTTCTCAATCGTCACCGTCCGTCGCCCAGTACGACCTACGGATACACGTCCTATTCGTACCCGTCGACCCGAGCGGAAGAGGACCGAGCCGCGCGGTGGCGTCGCCGCGTCTCGCAGGGCCTGCGGCGCGTGGTGAAGGGATGA
- a CDS encoding GIY-YIG nuclease family protein, giving the protein MPNPPYYVYILSNRHRTVLYIGMTNDLRRRLREHRDGRDGAFTTRYNVFDLVYYERYPTSTAAIEREKQLKGWRREKKDALIRRENPDLETLSPPVE; this is encoded by the coding sequence ATGCCCAATCCGCCGTACTACGTCTACATCCTCAGCAACCGGCACCGGACGGTCCTGTACATCGGAATGACCAATGACCTCCGACGTCGTCTCCGAGAACACCGCGACGGGCGGGACGGAGCATTTACGACCCGGTACAATGTGTTTGACCTCGTGTATTACGAGCGGTACCCGACCTCCACCGCGGCCATCGAGCGGGAGAAGCAACTCAAGGGGTGGAGACGGGAGAAGAAGGACGCGCTCATTCGAAGGGAGAATCCCGACCTGGAGACGCTTTCGCCCCCGGTGGAGTGA
- a CDS encoding acyltransferase, whose translation MSNAWTKVRNMPWTATLELRRRLAWPLVRAQFAWHGISWGQDWKIFGRPIIQKHRGSQIEMGNGLTLRSWPRSNPLAPTAPVVLSTRRADAAIDIGTNCGFTGTTLVAAEEIQIGNRVLVGGNASIVDFDFHPLTPEARAEDINAGAAAPIVIEDDVFVGMESLILKGVTIGEGAVVGAGSVVTQDVPPRTVVAGNPATVVREL comes from the coding sequence ATGAGCAACGCCTGGACCAAAGTCCGCAACATGCCCTGGACGGCGACCCTGGAGCTGCGCCGCCGCCTTGCCTGGCCCCTCGTCCGCGCCCAGTTCGCGTGGCACGGCATTTCCTGGGGTCAGGACTGGAAGATCTTTGGGCGACCCATCATCCAGAAGCACCGCGGCAGCCAGATCGAAATGGGCAACGGGCTCACCCTCCGCTCCTGGCCCCGTTCCAATCCCCTCGCCCCCACCGCGCCCGTCGTGCTGTCCACCCGCCGGGCTGATGCCGCGATCGACATTGGCACGAACTGTGGCTTTACGGGCACGACCCTCGTCGCCGCTGAGGAGATACAGATCGGCAATCGGGTGCTGGTGGGCGGCAATGCGTCCATCGTCGACTTCGACTTTCATCCCCTGACCCCGGAGGCGCGCGCTGAGGATATCAACGCCGGCGCCGCCGCGCCCATCGTCATTGAGGACGACGTGTTCGTGGGCATGGAGAGCCTCATTCTGAAGGGCGTCACGATTGGCGAGGGGGCCGTCGTCGGGGCCGGGAGTGTCGTCACGCAGGATGTGCCGCCGCGGACGGTGGTGGCGGGCAACCCGGCAACGGTGGTGCGCGAACTGTGA
- a CDS encoding glycosyltransferase family 2 protein, with the protein MNVEEITPLLLTYNEEANIGRTLDRLTWAERVVIVDSYSDDATVELADSFNNVDLVQREFDNHTSQWNYGLDQIESDWVLSLDADYQVPTAFVEEMTALNPSSDVAGYRATFTYCVFGSPIRANLYPPRVVLFRKKVARYVQDGHTQRLSVDGAVEALDTELKHDDRKPLDRWFDNQRQYARLEAEKLRDSGDLDLPDRLRRTDVLGPLLVPLYCLFGQGLILDGWPGWYYTLQRTYAELLLTLTRLDTRLRDSADAPRDE; encoded by the coding sequence ATGAATGTAGAGGAAATCACCCCCCTCCTCCTTACCTACAACGAGGAGGCCAATATCGGCCGCACGCTCGACCGGCTCACCTGGGCCGAGCGCGTGGTAATCGTCGACAGCTACAGCGACGACGCGACCGTCGAGCTAGCGGACTCCTTCAACAATGTTGACCTCGTGCAGCGTGAGTTCGACAACCACACGAGTCAGTGGAACTATGGGCTTGATCAGATCGAGAGCGACTGGGTCTTGTCGCTCGACGCCGACTATCAGGTTCCGACTGCATTTGTAGAGGAGATGACGGCGTTGAATCCATCCTCCGACGTTGCAGGCTACCGGGCGACGTTCACGTACTGCGTTTTCGGAAGTCCCATCCGTGCCAACCTGTACCCCCCACGCGTCGTGCTTTTTCGCAAGAAGGTGGCGCGGTACGTGCAGGACGGCCACACGCAACGGCTGTCTGTGGATGGAGCCGTAGAAGCCCTCGACACCGAATTGAAACACGACGACCGAAAGCCCCTGGATCGCTGGTTTGACAATCAGCGCCAGTACGCCCGCTTAGAAGCGGAGAAGCTGCGGGACAGCGGCGACCTCGACCTTCCGGACCGGCTGCGACGAACCGACGTGCTCGGCCCCCTCCTCGTCCCCCTCTACTGTCTCTTCGGGCAAGGGCTAATCCTCGACGGCTGGCCCGGCTGGTACTACACGCTCCAGCGCACGTACGCCGAGCTCCTACTGACCCTTACTCGTCTGGATACCCGGCTGCGCGATTCAGCCGATGCCCCTCGTGATGAATGA
- a CDS encoding glycosyltransferase yields MSLTVVHIVGSTRADHGGTSRSVPALCEALDAEGVEVHLVTSIPADPTADQEPILPGGDVHVHCIEERTRFQRTLRSPLGFYHRLWDIVEEVEPDVIHDHGAWLPSNAISAWVARWAGVPLVATPRGMVTNWSLSHQAGKKRAAWHLYQKHIFRQASLFHATAPAEVENLRALGMSQPVAVVPNGVELPSTLPEDGTSTDGKRALFLSRIHPKKGLPMLLDAWAALRPERWTLELVGPSEDDHRVELEAQAADLGLDGTVVFSGPVPDADKWHKYAAADLFVLPTYSENFGIVVAEALAAEVPVLTTTGTPWQELEKHDCGWWVEPEPDAIREALHAALHRTDDERKTMGRRGRQLVESTYTWQAVGERMQTAYQWLLEENPASVSFIDDSSG; encoded by the coding sequence ATGTCGCTGACCGTCGTTCACATCGTCGGAAGTACCCGCGCCGATCACGGCGGGACGTCCCGCAGCGTACCGGCGCTCTGCGAGGCCCTGGACGCGGAGGGCGTTGAGGTACACTTGGTGACATCCATCCCTGCAGATCCGACGGCGGACCAGGAACCGATTCTTCCCGGTGGCGACGTACACGTTCACTGCATCGAGGAGCGAACCCGTTTCCAGCGCACGCTCCGGAGTCCACTCGGCTTCTACCACCGCCTGTGGGATATCGTCGAAGAAGTGGAACCCGATGTGATTCACGACCACGGGGCGTGGCTGCCCAGCAATGCTATATCGGCCTGGGTGGCGCGGTGGGCCGGTGTGCCTCTCGTCGCTACACCACGGGGCATGGTCACGAACTGGTCGCTGTCGCATCAGGCCGGGAAGAAACGGGCCGCGTGGCACCTGTACCAGAAGCACATCTTTCGCCAGGCCTCGCTCTTCCACGCCACGGCGCCGGCGGAGGTTGAGAATCTGCGCGCCCTCGGTATGTCCCAACCCGTCGCTGTGGTTCCCAACGGCGTTGAGTTGCCCAGCACGCTGCCCGAGGACGGGACATCGACGGACGGAAAGCGAGCCCTCTTCCTGTCGCGCATTCATCCGAAGAAGGGCCTGCCGATGCTGCTGGACGCGTGGGCGGCCCTGCGGCCTGAGAGGTGGACGCTGGAGCTGGTTGGCCCCAGTGAAGATGACCATCGGGTGGAGCTGGAAGCACAGGCCGCCGATTTGGGGCTGGACGGAACGGTCGTGTTTTCGGGACCGGTCCCCGACGCCGACAAGTGGCACAAATACGCTGCTGCAGACCTGTTCGTCCTGCCCACCTACAGTGAGAATTTCGGCATTGTCGTGGCCGAGGCCCTGGCCGCGGAGGTGCCCGTCCTCACGACGACGGGCACCCCCTGGCAGGAGCTGGAGAAGCACGACTGTGGATGGTGGGTCGAACCGGAACCGGACGCGATCCGCGAAGCCTTACATGCGGCACTGCACCGAACGGACGATGAGCGAAAGACGATGGGACGGCGGGGACGACAACTCGTGGAATCCACGTACACGTGGCAAGCCGTCGGGGAGCGGATGCAGACCGCCTACCAGTGGCTTCTCGAAGAGAATCCCGCGAGCGTATCGTTCATTGATGATTCATCCGGATGA
- a CDS encoding sulfotransferase, protein MNWRHLIKNVRHPLKAYLRNPYHLVKNILWRWQPSTSTEKHIFVVGAPRSGTTLLQVLLGNHSACCTWEAETAAFTWQNVFISQRGIFGLEPSRVEKLFEENADLVAFFDAAAHAFRSERGGQILVEKTPQHILQTAFLVEHFPRSTVIHIHRDGRDCYRSARSASIPHGESVDEFARYWAKCIRARLSVNTEQVVDIAYEDLVSAPEKELVLLMQAVGLPFEEEQLSMTRRAEDPRAHHDKFDRLNRSIDASSVGQWKDELNQTEIQEFERIAGKQLKSLGYDLAISR, encoded by the coding sequence ATGAACTGGAGACACCTGATCAAAAATGTTCGCCATCCTCTAAAAGCTTATCTTCGAAATCCGTATCATCTTGTGAAGAATATACTTTGGAGGTGGCAGCCCTCCACGTCAACCGAGAAGCACATTTTTGTGGTCGGAGCACCTCGGAGCGGGACCACGCTCCTGCAAGTACTGCTTGGAAATCATTCTGCGTGTTGTACGTGGGAGGCAGAAACGGCGGCTTTCACGTGGCAGAATGTGTTTATCTCACAGCGAGGCATTTTTGGACTGGAACCGTCCCGTGTGGAGAAACTCTTCGAGGAAAATGCAGACCTCGTCGCGTTCTTTGACGCAGCCGCTCATGCATTCAGGAGTGAGAGGGGGGGGCAAATTCTCGTAGAAAAAACGCCACAACACATTCTACAGACGGCGTTTTTGGTAGAGCACTTTCCAAGATCAACCGTCATCCACATCCACCGGGATGGGCGAGACTGCTACCGATCGGCCCGCTCGGCCTCCATCCCGCATGGCGAAAGTGTAGACGAGTTTGCTCGGTACTGGGCAAAATGCATTCGAGCGCGCCTCAGCGTAAATACGGAACAGGTTGTCGACATAGCCTACGAGGACTTGGTGTCGGCTCCAGAGAAGGAATTGGTGTTGCTCATGCAGGCGGTCGGACTTCCATTCGAGGAAGAACAATTGTCGATGACCCGTCGAGCTGAAGATCCGCGTGCTCATCACGACAAATTTGATCGACTCAACCGGTCCATCGATGCATCGAGCGTTGGTCAATGGAAAGACGAACTCAATCAAACTGAAATCCAAGAGTTTGAGCGGATCGCTGGAAAGCAGCTTAAGTCACTTGGCTATGATCTCGCCATTTCTCGATAA
- a CDS encoding glycosyltransferase family 4 protein gives MNSTAKPKTIAIVVPDLSTSGGVATVAHFLRDLISESNRYDADVISVALGSSDRASVHLRAPSTWADGVQVRSESVNGVSYDHVGAWASEIEYFRYQPRSILTERLNQYDLVQVVAGTPAWAHVSRHVAPPVTLQVATLAREERTSALDGQLHPAALWRRWMTRVTDRLDHTALQHVDAIFVENQWMYDHVADHVPADDVIFAPPGVDTEQFTPGPPPSDGEYILSVGRFADPRKNVQLLFEAYAQLSQCIDEPPPLVLAGRSTPSPGAWNLAKELGIRSAITFRADVSKDELADLYRNAALYVVSSDEEGLGLTILEAMASGRPVVSTACGGPSTTVLDGKTGLLVPVGDAEGLAAAMQDILSAPARADTIGKRGRERTEELFSLEATGQRFLNTYAQLLASPLPLG, from the coding sequence ATGAATTCCACGGCGAAGCCAAAAACAATCGCCATCGTCGTCCCCGATCTCTCCACCTCGGGCGGGGTTGCAACAGTCGCCCACTTCCTCCGCGACTTGATCTCGGAATCTAACCGGTACGACGCAGATGTCATCTCCGTGGCGCTCGGCTCAAGTGACCGGGCCAGTGTTCATCTGCGAGCGCCGTCGACGTGGGCCGACGGTGTCCAGGTACGATCGGAGTCCGTGAACGGCGTATCCTATGACCACGTTGGAGCGTGGGCGTCAGAGATTGAGTACTTCCGCTACCAACCCCGGTCGATACTCACGGAGCGCCTGAACCAGTACGACCTGGTGCAGGTCGTGGCCGGGACGCCGGCTTGGGCCCACGTGTCTCGGCACGTGGCTCCCCCAGTGACCCTCCAGGTAGCCACGCTGGCGCGGGAGGAGCGCACGTCAGCCCTCGATGGACAACTGCATCCTGCAGCCTTGTGGCGTCGGTGGATGACACGAGTCACTGATCGACTCGATCACACTGCGCTCCAGCACGTCGACGCGATTTTCGTTGAAAACCAGTGGATGTATGACCACGTCGCCGACCACGTGCCAGCCGACGACGTGATTTTCGCCCCTCCGGGCGTGGATACAGAACAGTTCACACCAGGCCCACCACCTTCCGATGGCGAATATATTCTGTCTGTGGGCCGGTTCGCGGATCCGCGGAAGAACGTTCAGCTCTTGTTCGAGGCATATGCACAGTTGAGCCAGTGCATTGATGAGCCACCTCCGCTCGTACTCGCCGGTCGCTCGACCCCGTCCCCCGGCGCCTGGAATCTTGCTAAGGAACTTGGCATTCGATCCGCAATCACGTTTCGAGCAGACGTGTCGAAGGATGAGCTTGCGGACCTATACCGCAACGCGGCACTTTACGTGGTCTCGTCCGACGAGGAGGGCCTTGGGCTCACCATCTTAGAGGCAATGGCAAGTGGTCGTCCGGTGGTGAGCACGGCGTGCGGTGGCCCGTCCACGACGGTGCTTGACGGAAAGACGGGACTACTCGTCCCGGTCGGCGACGCTGAAGGCCTTGCGGCCGCAATGCAAGACATCCTCAGTGCTCCAGCTCGCGCCGATACGATCGGGAAGCGGGGACGCGAGCGAACAGAGGAACTCTTCTCCCTGGAGGCCACCGGCCAACGCTTTCTGAACACGTACGCTCAGCTTCTAGCCTCCCCCTTACCATTGGGCTAG